The sequence TCACAAAGATGCCTTTGAGGGTTTGTCCAAGTGCGATTGGCTCGGTCAGAAGCCAGCCCATTCTTCGACGGTCCATTTCAGTTTAGGCCGTACCACGCCCGGCAGCGGTTCTGCGGTGATGCCGTGTCCCTCGACATCCGATACATCGAATCGAATGCACTCTTCGTCTTGGAAGGCTTCGATATGGGTCGGTACGCAGTCCACTCCTAGATCGACGGTGTAGGTGCCTCGGTTGAGCAGGTTTCCAGGGACGCTGCAGGAAACTTGATACTTCTTGCTGCGGAGGTCTTCGGCCAATGTGGTGTTCGAGCCAAACAGCGTGACGTTGTCTGCATTGCGAACGAGGACGCCGACACGAAGACCGGCCATGGGACGCAGGAGTTCAAAGTCAAGCCGCAATTCGATGGCTTGGTCAGTCGAAAATACCGCAGTCGGTTCGCTATTCGAGGTGTAGGTTGCGAAGCGAAGCGGCCGTAGGCAGGGGGTGCCTCCGATGTTGATGGTTGTTCCGTCGGGCCAGTTTCTAACCGCCCCGATCTGGTCGCCTTGCTGCTGTAGATAGTGTCCAACGACGTCGTTGATTTCGCCGATTTTAGCAGTGCGTCCCTGCTCCATCAGGCAGGCACGGGAACACAGGCTTCGTATCGCACCCATGTTGTGGCTGACGAACAGCACCGTGCGTCCGCCCGTCGCCACACTTTTCATTTTGCCGAGGCACTTGTTTTGGAATTCGGCATCACCCACCGTCAAGACTTCGTCAACGATCAGGATCTCGGGTTCAAGGTGTGCGGCGACCGCAAAACCGAGTCGGACTCTCATTCCCGATGAGTAACGTTTGACCTGCGTTTCAAGGAATTTGCCAACGCCTGCGAATTCGATGATCTCATCAAACTTTTGGTTGACTTCTCGCCGCGTCATTCCCAGCAGCGTCGCGTTCATGTAGATGTTTTCACGACCCGTCAAGTCGGGATGAAATCCGGTGCCCACTTCCAACAGGCTGGCGACGCGTCCATTTAGGTCAATCCTGCCCGTGGTGGGGCTAGTGACGCGTGAAATCAGTTTTAGCAGCGTGCTCTTGCCAGCCCCGTTGCGGCCGATGATTCCAAAGACCTCCCCGGGTTGCACGTCAAAGTTGACGTCCCGAACGGCCCAGAATTCGTGTTGCTTTGAAGGGGCGTCTGTGGAGCGATCGGTATGCTGCCGCCCCGGAAGAATCGATTTGAGCTTGCGAGTCAAGCCAGCAGCTAAATCCGTCAACGAGTCCGCATGGGTTAACCCGAGTTGGTATCGCTTAGAAAGGTTTTCGACATGGACGGCTGGTTCATTCATAACATCGTGCAGCGCGAGATCTATCGTCTTTGTTGAGAAAAAAGGGGGCGATCCGGATTAGACGATGTCCGCAAATGTAGATTCCGTTCTTCGAAAAAAGACTAGACCGGTCAGCAGTAACAAAGCGGTCAACAGCATCGACAGCGAAAACCATGTCCAATTCGGAGGCTCTGTGCCCAGTAGCGACCAGCGAAACCCCTGGACAACACTAAACATCGGATTTAAGTGGAGTAGCCATTGCCAGCGTTGAGGGACGATTTCGACGGGGTAAATCACGGGGGTTAAATAGAGTAGCGTCTGAATCAAGAACGGCACGGTGTGTTTGATGTCACGGAATCGCACGTTCAGCGCCGTCAGCCATACGCTCATCGAAAACGAGATAAGGCTTGCGGCTATTAAGAACAGGATGGCAACGGGGGCGTAAATCGACACCGCTGCGCCATAGATGACCATCAGCACCACTAAGATGGCGAATTGGATCAAAAAATCGACCACGGCGACGCCTAACGCAGACAACGGCAGGATCAGACGCGGAAAGTAAATCTTTGTCAAAATGTGCGACTGAGAAACAACGCTTTCCGATGCATTGGCTAACGAAGAGGCAAAGAAATTCCACAGCACGAGCCCCGTCAGAATAAAGATGGGGTACGCAACCTTTTGAGTTTGGTCAAAACCTGCGAAATGCCCAAAGATCAGCGAGAAGATGATCGTGGTGATCAGCGGACGAACAATTGCCCAGCCTACTCCGAGGATGCTTTGCCGGTAGATCAGCGAGATGTTGCGAGC comes from Novipirellula caenicola and encodes:
- a CDS encoding ABC transporter ATP-binding protein produces the protein MNEPAVHVENLSKRYQLGLTHADSLTDLAAGLTRKLKSILPGRQHTDRSTDAPSKQHEFWAVRDVNFDVQPGEVFGIIGRNGAGKSTLLKLISRVTSPTTGRIDLNGRVASLLEVGTGFHPDLTGRENIYMNATLLGMTRREVNQKFDEIIEFAGVGKFLETQVKRYSSGMRVRLGFAVAAHLEPEILIVDEVLTVGDAEFQNKCLGKMKSVATGGRTVLFVSHNMGAIRSLCSRACLMEQGRTAKIGEINDVVGHYLQQQGDQIGAVRNWPDGTTINIGGTPCLRPLRFATYTSNSEPTAVFSTDQAIELRLDFELLRPMAGLRVGVLVRNADNVTLFGSNTTLAEDLRSKKYQVSCSVPGNLLNRGTYTVDLGVDCVPTHIEAFQDEECIRFDVSDVEGHGITAEPLPGVVRPKLKWTVEEWAGF
- a CDS encoding ABC transporter permease: MSAKATSEPDRLHYRTTILPSSGWSLPDFHELIRYRDLLKILTARNISLIYRQSILGVGWAIVRPLITTIIFSLIFGHFAGFDQTQKVAYPIFILTGLVLWNFFASSLANASESVVSQSHILTKIYFPRLILPLSALGVAVVDFLIQFAILVVLMVIYGAAVSIYAPVAILFLIAASLISFSMSVWLTALNVRFRDIKHTVPFLIQTLLYLTPVIYPVEIVPQRWQWLLHLNPMFSVVQGFRWSLLGTEPPNWTWFSLSMLLTALLLLTGLVFFRRTESTFADIV